From a single Streptomyces misionensis genomic region:
- a CDS encoding NAD(P)/FAD-dependent oxidoreductase, whose protein sequence is MSGRIAVVGAGMAAARLAQQLVERGRGDGVTLYGAEPHRPYNRTLLADVLTGRLDAAAVGLPCGAPQITVRTGREVVAVDVRSRTLTLAGGAEAGWDELVFATGANPVLPPIRGLRTADGGLKAGVHAFRSLADCARLAEDAARARRAVVIGGGVLGVSAARALAALGLPTEIVHQAPHLIERHLDEGAGDALRRALEELGVHTYTGNRARALDGDTRVTGVRLATGYLLDADLVVLACGVRPRTGLAHAAGITVRSGVVVDDRLAASAPHVFAIGDCAEHAGITHGLAGPAWDQADVLAARLSGAGPDTGYGGSRPLVRLTAGPLEYAAFGETGDAAGTDVLRIADATRGPYGSYKKLVLRGDRLVGGILLGDLATVGDLTRAYECDEALPDDPLHLLTKEGAA, encoded by the coding sequence GTGAGCGGGCGGATCGCCGTCGTGGGCGCCGGGATGGCGGCGGCCCGGCTGGCACAGCAGCTCGTCGAGCGGGGCCGCGGCGACGGCGTGACGCTGTACGGCGCCGAACCGCACCGCCCGTACAACCGCACCCTCCTCGCCGATGTGCTCACCGGCCGCCTCGACGCCGCCGCCGTCGGGCTGCCGTGCGGCGCGCCCCAGATCACCGTGCGCACCGGACGCGAGGTCGTCGCGGTGGACGTGCGGTCGCGGACGCTGACGCTGGCGGGCGGCGCGGAGGCCGGCTGGGACGAGCTGGTGTTCGCGACCGGCGCCAACCCGGTGCTGCCGCCGATCCGGGGCCTGCGCACCGCCGACGGCGGGCTGAAGGCCGGGGTCCACGCCTTCCGGAGCCTCGCCGACTGCGCGCGGCTCGCCGAGGACGCGGCGCGCGCCCGCCGCGCGGTGGTGATCGGCGGCGGGGTCCTCGGGGTGAGCGCCGCACGGGCGCTCGCCGCGCTCGGCCTGCCCACCGAGATCGTCCACCAGGCCCCCCACCTGATCGAGCGCCACCTCGACGAGGGAGCGGGCGACGCGCTGCGCCGGGCCCTCGAAGAGCTGGGCGTGCACACCTACACCGGCAACCGGGCCCGCGCCCTCGACGGCGACACCCGGGTCACCGGCGTCCGCCTCGCCACCGGTTACCTGCTCGACGCCGACCTGGTGGTCCTCGCCTGCGGGGTGCGCCCCCGCACCGGGCTCGCGCACGCCGCCGGGATCACGGTCCGGAGCGGCGTCGTGGTGGACGACCGGCTCGCCGCGTCCGCCCCGCACGTCTTCGCGATCGGCGACTGCGCCGAGCACGCCGGGATCACGCACGGCCTCGCCGGCCCCGCCTGGGACCAGGCCGACGTCCTCGCCGCGCGGCTCAGCGGTGCCGGTCCGGACACCGGCTACGGCGGCTCCCGGCCGCTGGTCCGGCTGACCGCGGGCCCGCTGGAGTACGCGGCGTTCGGCGAGACCGGCGACGCGGCCGGCACCGACGTGCTGCGCATCGCCGACGCCACCCGGGGTCCGTACGGCTCGTACAAGAAGCTCGTGCTGCGCGGCGACCGGCTCGTCGGCGGCATCCTCCTCGGCGACCTCGCGACGGTCGGCGACCTCACCCGTGCCTACGAGTGCGACGAAGCGCTCCCCGACGACCCGCTCCACCTGCTCACCAAAGAAGGAGCCGCGTGA
- the nirB gene encoding nitrite reductase large subunit NirB, with the protein MHSPTAPLRDLVLVGHGMVGQRFLEAFFEQPRPGWRVTVLAEETRPAYDRVRLTSWFSGTTEDELSMCKPEFLTEHGIDLRLGEPATAVDRERRTLTTAAGRTIRYDALVLATGSYPFVPPVPGHDAGGCHVYRTLDDLAAIKAEAARARTGAVVGGGLLGLEAAGALRAAGLDTHVVEFAPRLMALQVDEAGGLLLRRKIEELGVTVHTGAGTEAITAGPDGRVRSMVLSDGTELDVDLVVFSAGVRPRDQLARACGLPVGARGGIVVDTACRTEDPHIWAIGECAQAADGRVYGLVAPGYAMAEAAARRITEGEGEFGGGDTSTKLKLLGVDVASFGDAHGTTEGALDVVYANSRAGVYKKLVVGADGRLLGGVLVGDTDDYATLRPLLAGPPLTVPPERLLLPAQAGAGPAPLPDEAIVCSCHNVSKAAIRRAVADGHASVPEVKKCTKAGTGCGSCEKLLGTIVGDELAARGVATSRGLCEHFTHTRAELYEIIRVKGITGFSRLIDEHGTGEGCQICKPVVASILAGLAGGHVLDGEQAALQDTNDHFLANLQRGGSYSVVPRVPGGEITPEGLITIGEIARDFGLYTKITGGQRIDMFGARVDDLPRIWRRLVDAGFESGHAYGKALRTVKSCVGETWCRYGVQDSVGLAIELELRYRGLRSPHKIKAAVSGCARECAEAQSKDFGVIATAEGWNLYVGGNGGMTPRHADLLATGLDRPTLIRTIDRFLMFYIRTADRLERTAPWVARLDGGLDHLRDVLMNDSLGICDDLDDLMRRHTAAYEDEWAATLADPDRLRRFVSFVNAPGVPDPAVRFTPERGQIRPVTVAGPRLEVRV; encoded by the coding sequence ATGCACTCCCCGACCGCACCCCTGCGCGACCTGGTCCTCGTCGGCCACGGCATGGTCGGCCAGCGCTTCCTGGAGGCGTTCTTCGAACAGCCCCGTCCCGGCTGGCGGGTGACCGTCCTCGCCGAGGAGACCCGCCCCGCCTACGACCGGGTCCGCCTCACCTCCTGGTTCTCCGGCACGACGGAGGACGAACTGTCCATGTGCAAGCCGGAGTTCCTCACCGAGCACGGCATCGACCTGCGCCTCGGCGAACCGGCCACCGCCGTCGACCGGGAGCGCCGCACGCTCACCACGGCGGCCGGACGCACCATCCGCTACGACGCCCTGGTGCTCGCCACCGGCTCCTACCCCTTCGTACCGCCGGTGCCCGGCCACGACGCGGGCGGCTGCCACGTCTACCGCACCCTCGACGACCTCGCCGCGATCAAGGCGGAGGCGGCGCGGGCCCGGACCGGCGCGGTGGTCGGCGGCGGGCTGCTCGGCCTGGAGGCGGCCGGGGCGCTGCGCGCGGCGGGGCTCGACACCCACGTCGTGGAGTTCGCCCCGCGGCTGATGGCGCTCCAGGTCGACGAGGCCGGCGGACTGCTGCTGCGCCGCAAGATCGAGGAGCTGGGCGTCACCGTCCACACCGGCGCCGGCACCGAGGCGATCACCGCGGGCCCCGACGGCCGGGTGCGCTCGATGGTGCTGTCCGACGGCACCGAACTCGACGTCGACCTGGTCGTCTTCTCCGCCGGAGTGCGCCCCCGCGACCAGCTCGCGCGGGCGTGCGGCCTGCCGGTCGGCGCCCGCGGCGGCATCGTCGTGGACACCGCCTGCCGCACCGAGGACCCGCACATCTGGGCCATCGGGGAATGCGCCCAGGCCGCCGACGGCCGGGTCTACGGGCTGGTCGCCCCCGGCTACGCCATGGCCGAGGCCGCCGCCCGCCGGATCACCGAAGGAGAGGGCGAGTTCGGCGGTGGTGACACCTCGACCAAGCTGAAGCTGCTCGGCGTGGACGTCGCCAGCTTCGGCGACGCGCACGGCACCACCGAAGGCGCCCTCGACGTGGTGTACGCCAACAGCCGCGCCGGCGTCTACAAGAAGCTGGTCGTCGGCGCCGACGGCCGGCTCCTCGGCGGCGTCCTGGTCGGCGACACCGACGACTACGCCACCCTGCGCCCGCTGCTGGCGGGCCCCCCGCTCACCGTGCCGCCCGAGCGGCTGCTGCTGCCCGCGCAGGCCGGCGCGGGCCCGGCCCCGCTGCCCGACGAGGCGATCGTCTGCTCCTGCCACAACGTCAGCAAGGCCGCGATCCGCCGGGCCGTCGCCGACGGCCACGCCTCGGTGCCCGAGGTGAAGAAGTGCACCAAGGCCGGTACCGGCTGCGGCAGTTGCGAGAAGCTGCTCGGCACCATCGTCGGCGACGAACTGGCCGCGCGCGGCGTCGCCACCTCGCGCGGCCTGTGCGAGCACTTCACCCACACCCGCGCCGAGCTGTACGAGATCATCCGGGTCAAGGGGATCACCGGGTTCTCCCGGCTGATCGACGAGCACGGCACCGGCGAGGGCTGCCAGATCTGCAAGCCGGTGGTCGCCTCGATCCTCGCCGGCCTGGCCGGCGGCCACGTCCTCGACGGCGAACAGGCCGCGCTCCAGGACACCAACGACCACTTCCTCGCCAACCTCCAGCGCGGCGGCTCGTATTCGGTGGTGCCCCGCGTCCCGGGCGGCGAGATCACCCCCGAAGGGCTGATCACCATCGGCGAGATCGCCCGCGACTTCGGCCTCTACACCAAGATCACCGGCGGTCAGCGCATCGACATGTTCGGCGCCCGCGTCGACGACCTGCCGCGCATCTGGCGCCGCCTGGTCGACGCGGGCTTCGAGTCGGGCCACGCCTACGGCAAGGCGCTGCGCACCGTGAAGTCCTGCGTGGGGGAGACCTGGTGCCGCTACGGCGTGCAGGACTCCGTCGGCCTCGCCATCGAACTGGAGCTGCGCTACCGCGGCCTGCGCTCCCCGCACAAGATCAAGGCGGCCGTCTCCGGCTGCGCCCGCGAGTGCGCCGAGGCGCAGAGCAAGGACTTCGGGGTGATCGCCACCGCTGAGGGCTGGAACCTCTACGTCGGCGGCAACGGCGGCATGACCCCGCGCCACGCCGACCTGCTCGCCACCGGCCTGGACCGCCCCACGCTGATCCGCACCATCGACCGCTTCCTGATGTTCTACATCCGCACCGCCGACCGGCTGGAGCGCACCGCCCCCTGGGTGGCGCGGCTCGACGGCGGCCTGGACCACCTGCGGGACGTCCTCATGAACGACTCCCTCGGCATCTGCGACGACCTTGACGACCTGATGCGGCGCCACACGGCGGCGTACGAGGACGAATGGGCCGCCACCCTCGCCGACCCCGACCGGCTGCGCCGCTTCGTCTCCTTCGTCAACGCCCCCGGCGTCCCCGACCCCGCCGTGCGTTTCACTCCCGAGCGCGGCCAGATCCGTCCGGTCACCGTCGCCGGGCCGCGCCTGGAGGTGCGCGTCTGA
- the nirD gene encoding nitrite reductase small subunit NirD yields the protein MHTAEIQLAHQGAWHTVCRYGDLLPGRGVAVLLDGEQIALFRDRAGGLYAVQNYDPFSDAYVLSRGITGSRGEVPVVFSPMYKQAFDLRTGSCLDEETAPDGTPARLLVWPVRVAPPAAR from the coding sequence ATGCACACCGCCGAGATCCAGCTCGCCCACCAGGGCGCGTGGCACACCGTCTGCCGGTACGGCGACCTGCTCCCCGGCCGCGGTGTGGCCGTCCTCCTGGACGGTGAGCAGATCGCGCTCTTCCGGGACCGGGCGGGCGGGCTCTACGCCGTCCAGAACTACGACCCCTTCAGCGACGCCTACGTCCTGTCCCGCGGCATCACCGGCAGCCGCGGCGAGGTGCCGGTGGTCTTCTCACCCATGTACAAGCAGGCCTTCGACCTGCGCACCGGGTCGTGCCTGGACGAGGAGACCGCGCCCGACGGCACCCCCGCGCGGCTGCTGGTCTGGCCGGTGCGGGTCGCCCCGCCCGCCGCCCGCTGA
- a CDS encoding MFS transporter produces the protein MPLSPPPTAPPSFAAAFRRLGALASLGGRHRILHLTTLAFFLTFLVWFDMAPFARQIGDELHLDKGQLLTLSLCNLALTVPARIGVGMLLDRFGPRRVFAAVLIFAAVPNTVFATASSFPVLVLSRLLLGVVGAGFVVGIRMVAEWFSAEEIGTAEGFYGGWGNFGSAAASLVLPGLSVLLAGHTGGWRWGIATVGVLSALYGVVYLFAVRDTPEGSAYHRPRRQGALEVTSRRAVFGLLVVQLPPLAVLGLVAYRVYDAGVLPRSGFVAVVAVLVAGYAAQAARTLSVNRPALADAHPPAERYPFRLVALLALAYFVTFGTELAMVSLLPAYFADTFGLGVAAAAAAGSAFACTNLVTRPAGGLLSDALAQRRTALRILLTGAVAVFAVLSRMTGGWGLWTGVALVALASVFIQGGNGAVYAMVPLVNRRSGGQIAGLVGAYGNVGGIVLTSVLVFTGGDVRLLFLAVAVCTAAMALLTAWLPEPRGTTGTAASPAPRESPAGLRAETRAARP, from the coding sequence ATGCCCTTGTCCCCTCCACCTACCGCGCCGCCCTCGTTCGCCGCGGCGTTCCGCCGGCTCGGCGCGCTGGCGTCCCTCGGCGGCCGTCACCGGATCCTGCACCTGACCACGCTGGCGTTCTTCCTCACCTTCCTCGTCTGGTTCGACATGGCGCCCTTCGCCCGCCAGATCGGCGACGAACTCCACCTGGACAAAGGTCAGTTGCTCACGCTCTCGCTGTGCAACCTGGCGCTGACCGTGCCTGCCCGGATCGGCGTGGGCATGCTCCTGGACCGCTTCGGCCCCCGCCGGGTGTTCGCGGCCGTCCTCATCTTCGCCGCCGTCCCCAACACGGTCTTCGCGACCGCGTCGAGCTTCCCCGTCCTGGTCCTCAGCCGACTGCTGCTCGGCGTCGTCGGCGCCGGGTTCGTGGTCGGCATCCGTATGGTCGCCGAGTGGTTCTCCGCCGAGGAGATCGGCACCGCCGAGGGCTTCTACGGCGGCTGGGGCAACTTCGGCTCGGCCGCGGCCTCCCTCGTCCTGCCCGGCCTCTCCGTCCTCCTCGCCGGACACACCGGCGGCTGGCGCTGGGGCATCGCGACCGTCGGCGTGCTCAGCGCGCTCTACGGCGTCGTCTACCTCTTCGCCGTACGCGACACCCCCGAGGGCTCCGCGTACCACCGGCCGCGCCGCCAGGGCGCCCTGGAGGTGACCAGCCGCCGGGCGGTGTTCGGGCTGCTGGTGGTGCAACTGCCGCCGCTCGCCGTGCTCGGGCTCGTCGCCTACCGCGTGTACGACGCCGGAGTGCTTCCCCGGTCCGGGTTCGTCGCCGTCGTCGCCGTACTGGTGGCCGGTTACGCGGCACAGGCGGCGCGCACCCTGTCGGTGAACCGACCGGCGCTCGCCGACGCCCATCCGCCCGCCGAGCGCTACCCCTTCCGGCTGGTCGCGCTGCTGGCGCTGGCGTACTTCGTGACCTTCGGCACCGAGCTGGCGATGGTCTCCCTGCTCCCCGCCTACTTCGCCGACACCTTCGGCCTCGGCGTCGCGGCCGCGGCCGCCGCGGGCAGCGCCTTCGCCTGCACCAACCTGGTCACACGCCCCGCGGGCGGGCTGCTGTCGGACGCGCTCGCGCAGCGGCGGACGGCCCTGCGGATCCTGCTCACCGGCGCCGTCGCCGTCTTCGCCGTACTCTCCCGGATGACCGGCGGCTGGGGGCTGTGGACGGGCGTCGCGCTGGTCGCGCTGGCGTCGGTCTTCATCCAGGGCGGCAACGGCGCCGTCTACGCGATGGTCCCGCTGGTCAACCGCCGTTCCGGCGGCCAGATCGCCGGACTGGTGGGCGCGTACGGCAACGTCGGCGGCATCGTGCTGACCTCGGTGCTCGTCTTCACCGGGGGCGACGTGCGCCTCCTGTTCCTCGCCGTCGCGGTGTGCACGGCGGCGATGGCCCTGCTGACCGCGTGGCTGCCGGAGCCGCGGGGCACCACGGGCACCGCCGCGTCGCCGGCCCCGCGCGAGTCGCCCGCGGGCCTGCGCGCCGAAACCCGCGCGGCGCGGCCGTGA
- a CDS encoding M1 family metallopeptidase, translating into MHRRIIAPGALAAASLLLAIPASAASYSPGAPGIGDPYYPYYGNGGYDVSHYDLRLRYQPKTDELQGTATILARTTQDLSSFDLDFLLDVSEVRVNGAKAAFRHAEQHELVITPRTPLAKGTPVTVVVRYSGVPSTKSAYGFDTWHRTPDGAVAADEPEAAWWWFPSNDHPSDKATYDVSVAVPDGTQAISNGTLQSTRSERGWTRYSWRQNKPQATYLATLAIGRFDITTGTSERGVPVLNAYSRDLGDNDGAARASVERTGEIVDWLSDYFGPYPFASAGGYVPNTTTGYALETQTRVFYSPKQFAKGTNTSVVVHELAHQWYGDDVSLKGWKDIWLNEGFATYAQWLWSEHEGEGTAKELADYLYASHPADDPFWTVAPGDPGADDQFDDAVYDRGAAAIQALRDEVGDTAFFRILKGWPQSHAYGNASVADFERYAERVSGKPLAGLFDTWLYQRSKPAAGAARSFAAAGTAGEAVPRPKSWQKIEAAHGGHGR; encoded by the coding sequence GTGCACCGCAGAATCATCGCGCCGGGCGCACTGGCGGCGGCCTCCCTCCTGCTGGCGATCCCGGCATCGGCCGCGAGCTACTCCCCCGGCGCACCGGGCATCGGCGACCCCTACTACCCGTACTACGGCAACGGCGGCTACGACGTCTCGCACTACGACCTGAGGCTGCGCTACCAGCCGAAGACGGACGAGTTGCAGGGCACCGCGACGATCCTGGCGCGGACCACCCAGGATCTGTCCAGCTTCGACCTGGACTTCCTGCTGGACGTGAGCGAGGTGCGGGTCAACGGCGCCAAGGCGGCGTTCCGCCACGCCGAGCAGCACGAACTGGTGATCACGCCGCGGACCCCGCTGGCGAAGGGCACGCCGGTCACGGTCGTGGTCCGCTACAGCGGGGTGCCGTCGACGAAGAGCGCCTACGGCTTCGACACCTGGCACCGCACGCCGGACGGAGCGGTCGCGGCGGACGAGCCCGAGGCCGCCTGGTGGTGGTTCCCGAGCAACGACCACCCGAGCGACAAGGCGACCTACGACGTCTCGGTGGCCGTGCCGGACGGCACCCAGGCCATCTCCAACGGCACGCTGCAGTCGACCCGTTCCGAGCGGGGCTGGACCCGCTACAGCTGGCGGCAGAACAAGCCGCAGGCGACGTATCTGGCCACCCTGGCGATCGGCAGGTTCGACATCACCACCGGCACCTCCGAGCGGGGGGTGCCGGTCCTCAACGCGTACAGCAGGGATCTCGGCGACAACGACGGGGCCGCGCGGGCGAGCGTGGAGCGCACCGGGGAGATCGTCGACTGGCTGAGCGACTACTTCGGGCCGTATCCGTTCGCCTCGGCGGGCGGCTACGTCCCGAACACCACCACCGGGTACGCGCTGGAGACCCAGACGCGGGTCTTCTACAGCCCCAAGCAGTTCGCGAAGGGCACCAACACCTCGGTGGTCGTGCACGAGCTGGCCCACCAGTGGTACGGCGACGACGTGTCGCTCAAGGGCTGGAAGGACATCTGGCTCAACGAGGGCTTCGCGACGTACGCGCAGTGGCTGTGGTCGGAGCACGAGGGCGAGGGCACGGCGAAGGAGCTCGCCGACTACCTGTACGCCTCGCACCCGGCCGACGACCCCTTCTGGACGGTGGCGCCGGGTGATCCGGGCGCGGACGACCAGTTCGACGACGCGGTCTACGACCGGGGCGCGGCGGCCATCCAGGCGCTGCGCGACGAGGTCGGCGACACCGCCTTCTTCCGCATCCTCAAGGGCTGGCCGCAGAGCCACGCCTACGGCAACGCCTCGGTGGCCGACTTCGAGAGGTACGCCGAACGGGTCTCGGGCAAGCCGCTGGCGGGCCTCTTCGACACATGGCTGTACCAGCGGTCGAAGCCGGCGGCGGGCGCGGCCCGCTCCTTCGCGGCGGCGGGCACGGCGGGCGAGGCGGTGCCGCGGCCGAAGTCGTGGCAGAAGATCGAGGCGGCGCACGGGGGGCACGGCCGCTGA
- a CDS encoding Xaa-Pro dipeptidyl-peptidase: protein MPNSTPARGRPRPRLTLWRACVAAAVAALLAAFLTPAAAQAAPPRESEPVYSYAHAVRESVWVDTGLDGDGDGRTDRVAVDIVRPAEPARAGRKVPVIMDASPYYSCCGRGNESQVKTYDADGDIVGMPLFYDNYFVPRGYAVIGVDLAGTNRSDGCVDVGGRSDIRSAKAVIDWLGGRATAYTSRTGTRTVRATWSNGRTGMIGKSWDGTVANGVAATGVQGLRTIVPISAISSWYDYYFAQGAPLYDGGPDDLAGYVESDAARARCAAEHKRLADGSPRSGDWTPLWTERDYVKDAAKVRASVFVVQGMQDLNVRTKHFGQWWDALAAQGVERKLWLSQTGHVDPFDYRRGAWVDTLHRWFDHELLGYRNGIDREPMADIERHPDQWVTSATWPPAGTRATTLRPAPGTLPGVGTLGTRPATGTETFTDDPRLSETDWAAHIGETTPQKAGFVTAPLTRDLRLSGSSQVTVTATASTASAHLSAVLVDVGPDTIRDYSDADEGITTLKNRTCWGESTAGDSACYLETAAKTADVDYTVFSRGWADLGHYASLAEGVPLTPGKPYTMTLSLAATDHVIPKGHRLALIVAGTDRDLIDPPATRPTITVRLSGTAARLPLVGGAQAFARATSGATATPAPAPLKGLRAPGPADRVPGD from the coding sequence ATGCCGAACAGCACACCTGCCCGCGGGCGCCCCCGCCCACGGCTCACGCTCTGGCGAGCGTGCGTCGCGGCGGCCGTCGCCGCCCTCCTGGCCGCGTTCCTCACCCCGGCCGCCGCCCAGGCCGCGCCGCCCCGCGAGAGCGAGCCCGTCTACTCCTACGCCCACGCCGTCCGCGAGTCCGTGTGGGTGGACACGGGCCTCGACGGGGACGGCGACGGCCGCACCGACCGGGTCGCCGTCGACATCGTCCGCCCCGCCGAACCCGCCCGCGCGGGCCGCAAGGTGCCCGTCATCATGGACGCCAGCCCGTACTACTCCTGCTGCGGGCGCGGCAACGAGAGCCAGGTCAAGACGTACGACGCCGACGGCGACATCGTCGGGATGCCGCTCTTCTACGACAACTACTTCGTGCCCCGCGGCTACGCCGTGATCGGCGTCGACCTCGCCGGCACCAACCGCTCCGACGGCTGCGTCGACGTCGGCGGCCGGTCGGACATCCGGTCCGCGAAGGCCGTGATCGACTGGCTGGGCGGCCGCGCCACGGCGTACACCAGCCGCACCGGCACCCGGACCGTCAGGGCGACCTGGTCGAACGGCAGGACCGGCATGATCGGCAAGAGCTGGGACGGCACCGTCGCCAACGGCGTCGCCGCCACCGGCGTCCAGGGGCTGCGGACCATCGTGCCGATCAGCGCCATCTCCTCCTGGTACGACTACTACTTCGCCCAGGGCGCCCCGCTCTACGACGGCGGCCCCGACGACCTCGCCGGCTACGTCGAGAGCGACGCCGCGCGGGCGCGCTGCGCGGCCGAACACAAGAGGCTCGCCGACGGCAGCCCGCGCAGCGGCGACTGGACCCCGCTGTGGACCGAGCGGGACTACGTCAAGGACGCGGCCAAGGTGCGCGCCAGCGTGTTCGTGGTCCAGGGCATGCAGGACCTCAACGTGCGCACCAAGCACTTCGGGCAGTGGTGGGACGCGCTGGCGGCCCAGGGCGTCGAGCGCAAGCTGTGGCTCTCCCAGACCGGCCACGTCGACCCGTTCGACTACCGGCGCGGCGCCTGGGTGGACACCCTGCACCGCTGGTTCGACCACGAACTCCTCGGCTATCGCAACGGCATCGACCGCGAGCCGATGGCCGACATCGAACGCCACCCCGACCAGTGGGTCACCTCCGCCACCTGGCCGCCCGCCGGCACCCGTGCCACCACCCTGCGTCCGGCCCCCGGCACCCTCCCCGGCGTCGGCACCCTCGGCACGCGCCCGGCCACCGGCACCGAGACCTTCACCGACGACCCGCGGCTCAGCGAGACCGACTGGGCCGCGCACATCGGCGAAACCACCCCGCAGAAGGCCGGCTTCGTCACGGCGCCGCTCACCCGCGACCTGCGTCTGTCCGGCTCCTCCCAGGTCACGGTCACCGCCACGGCGTCCACCGCCTCGGCCCACCTGTCCGCGGTCCTGGTGGACGTCGGCCCGGACACCATCCGCGACTACTCCGACGCCGACGAGGGCATCACCACGCTGAAGAACCGCACCTGCTGGGGGGAGAGCACGGCCGGGGACAGCGCCTGCTACCTGGAGACCGCGGCGAAGACGGCCGACGTCGACTACACGGTGTTCAGCCGCGGCTGGGCGGACCTCGGCCATTACGCCTCGCTCGCCGAGGGCGTCCCGCTCACCCCGGGCAAGCCGTACACCATGACCCTCTCCCTGGCCGCCACCGACCACGTGATCCCCAAGGGCCACCGGCTCGCGCTGATCGTCGCGGGCACGGACCGCGACCTCATCGACCCACCGGCCACCAGGCCGACGATCACGGTCCGGCTGTCCGGCACCGCCGCCCGGCTGCCGCTGGTGGGCGGGGCACAGGCCTTCGCCCGGGCCACGTCCGGCGCGACGGCGACCCCCGCACCGGCACCGCTGAAGGGGCTGCGCGCACCGGGCCCGGCCGACCGCGTCCCGGGCGACTGA
- a CDS encoding FAD-dependent oxidoreductase, translated as MIVVGGGVVGLTTAVVLAEAGRRVRVWAREAAEETTSAVAGGLWWPYRIEPERLVGAWALETLTVYEELAARPAETGVRLVDGVHQGARLDELGDWAGRVPGLRAVPDGLAARLPVIDMPTHLAWLRDRLLRAGGTVEARAATRLAEVPADVVVNCSGLGARTLVPDPGVRPVRGQLVLVENPGITTYYTSVDHSSPVAAYFIPQPHGLILGGTAQEDDWSTEPDPATAAEIIARCARVRPEIAGARVLAHRVGLRPYRDAVRLEREELPGGRTVVHSYGHGGAGVTVAWGCAREAAGLVPAAAA; from the coding sequence GTGATCGTGGTCGGCGGCGGGGTCGTCGGACTGACCACGGCCGTGGTGCTGGCGGAGGCCGGGCGGCGGGTACGGGTGTGGGCGCGCGAGGCGGCCGAGGAGACCACGTCGGCGGTCGCCGGCGGGCTGTGGTGGCCGTACCGCATCGAACCGGAGCGGCTGGTCGGCGCCTGGGCGCTGGAGACCCTCACGGTGTACGAGGAGCTGGCGGCGCGCCCCGCGGAGACGGGCGTACGGCTGGTCGACGGCGTGCACCAGGGCGCGCGCCTGGACGAACTGGGCGACTGGGCGGGCCGGGTGCCGGGCCTGCGGGCGGTGCCGGACGGACTGGCCGCGCGGCTGCCGGTGATCGACATGCCGACGCACCTGGCGTGGCTGCGGGACCGGCTCCTGCGGGCGGGCGGCACGGTGGAGGCCCGTGCGGCCACCCGGCTCGCCGAGGTGCCCGCCGACGTGGTGGTCAACTGCTCGGGCCTCGGGGCACGCACGCTGGTGCCCGATCCCGGCGTGCGGCCGGTGCGGGGACAGCTGGTGCTGGTGGAGAACCCCGGGATCACCACGTACTACACCTCGGTCGACCATTCCTCGCCGGTCGCCGCGTACTTCATCCCGCAGCCCCACGGGCTGATCCTCGGCGGTACGGCGCAGGAGGACGACTGGTCCACGGAGCCCGACCCGGCCACGGCGGCGGAGATCATCGCCCGGTGCGCGCGGGTGCGGCCGGAGATCGCGGGGGCGCGGGTGCTGGCCCACCGGGTGGGGCTGCGGCCGTACCGGGACGCGGTACGGCTGGAGCGGGAGGAGTTGCCCGGCGGGCGGACGGTGGTGCACTCGTACGGCCACGGCGGCGCGGGGGTGACGGTGGCCTGGGGCTGTGCCCGGGAGGCCGCCGGTCTGGTGCCGGCCGCGGCGGCCTGA